One window of the Arthrobacter sp. D5-1 genome contains the following:
- a CDS encoding CsbD family protein: MGLGDKISNKAQEVSGKAKEALGDATNNEKLQAEGVADQAAAKTKQAGENVKDAAKDAFDK; encoded by the coding sequence ATGGGACTCGGAGACAAGATCAGCAACAAGGCACAGGAAGTTTCGGGCAAGGCGAAGGAAGCCTTGGGAGACGCCACCAACAACGAGAAACTGCAGGCCGAGGGTGTCGCGGACCAAGCGGCCGCCAAGACCAAGCAGGCTGGCGAGAACGTCAAGGACGCCGCGAAGGACGCCTTCGACAAGTAA
- a CDS encoding SDR family oxidoreductase produces the protein MAEEILNEQTEQTDLDEDIAMALVNNVVSEYYDPEDEASDPRTKYPSEGFEPQTQDYPGWTEAMTPRPDHGEQSYVGHSRMLGRRTLITGGDSGIGKAVAIAFAREGADVAFTYLPEEEQDAEHTVQLIEDAGSRALALPGDLRDEEFCQEVVAQTVAEFGGLNVLVNNAGFQMTTSRGIEDLSTEQFDQTFKTNVYALFWLTKAALPHLKPGAAIINTSSVQGYHPSPSLIDYAATKAAINSMTFSLAESLGPQGIRVNAVAPGPVWTPLQPPTQPAEKIQEFGQDTPLGRAGQPAELAGTYVLLASEDSSYISGSVIGVTGGKHLA, from the coding sequence ATGGCTGAGGAGATCCTGAACGAACAGACGGAGCAAACGGACCTGGACGAGGACATCGCCATGGCCCTGGTTAACAATGTGGTCTCCGAATACTACGATCCGGAGGACGAAGCATCGGATCCCCGTACCAAATACCCGTCCGAAGGGTTCGAGCCACAAACCCAGGATTATCCGGGCTGGACCGAGGCCATGACTCCCCGCCCCGATCACGGCGAACAAAGCTACGTGGGGCACAGCCGGATGCTGGGCCGCCGGACCCTGATTACGGGCGGCGACAGCGGGATCGGTAAAGCCGTAGCGATTGCTTTTGCCCGTGAAGGTGCGGACGTCGCTTTCACCTACCTGCCTGAAGAAGAGCAGGACGCCGAGCATACTGTCCAGCTGATCGAGGACGCCGGCAGCAGGGCGCTCGCGCTACCTGGTGACTTGCGGGACGAAGAGTTCTGCCAGGAAGTCGTTGCCCAAACCGTTGCCGAATTCGGTGGGCTCAATGTGCTTGTGAACAACGCCGGGTTCCAGATGACCACGAGCCGGGGGATCGAAGACCTCAGCACCGAACAGTTCGATCAAACCTTCAAAACCAACGTTTATGCGCTGTTCTGGCTCACCAAGGCAGCACTGCCGCATTTGAAGCCCGGCGCCGCGATCATCAACACCTCGTCCGTCCAGGGCTACCATCCAAGCCCATCACTCATCGACTACGCAGCGACGAAAGCAGCCATCAACAGCATGACCTTTTCGTTGGCAGAGTCACTGGGTCCTCAGGGGATCCGCGTCAATGCAGTAGCGCCGGGTCCCGTGTGGACGCCACTGCAGCCGCCCACCCAGCCCGCGGAAAAGATCCAAGAGTTTGGCCAGGACACCCCCTTGGGGCGCGCAGGGCAGCCTGCCGAACTTGCCGGGACCTATGTCCTGCTGGCCAGCGAAGATTCCAGTTATATCTCCGGATCGGTCATCGGGGTCACCGGTGGCAAACACCTCGCCTAG
- a CDS encoding zinc-dependent alcohol dehydrogenase: MKAVTWQGRRSLSVEDVPDPSIQEPTDAIVRITSTAICGSDLHLYEVLGPYMHKGDVIGHEPMGIVEEVGPGVHRLKKGDRVVVPFNISCGRCYMCNQGLQSQCETTQVKEKGSGAALFGYSELYGSVPGGQAQFLRVPYADYGPIKVESGAPDERYLFLSDILPTAWQAVDYANVPEGGTLAVLGLGPVGQFAARIGAFKGFRVIGVDPVAERRAMAEAHGIETMDYSSDVAGRIREQTLGRGPDSVVDAVGMEAHGSPVASFLHKAVSLLPDKPAQIAMETMSVDRLAALHTAVDLVRRGGTISLSGVYGGQADPMPLMTMFDKQIQLRMGQCNVRRWTDDLLPLVEDDADPLGVMHLVTHTGGLDEAPALYEKFQKKQDGCIKVVLKP; the protein is encoded by the coding sequence GTGAAAGCAGTGACATGGCAAGGCCGGCGCTCACTCAGCGTTGAAGACGTCCCCGATCCCAGCATCCAAGAGCCTACGGATGCGATTGTCCGGATCACCTCCACCGCGATATGCGGCTCGGACCTCCACCTTTACGAAGTGCTCGGCCCGTACATGCACAAGGGCGATGTCATCGGCCACGAGCCGATGGGAATTGTCGAAGAAGTGGGCCCGGGTGTCCACCGGCTCAAGAAGGGCGACCGCGTTGTGGTGCCCTTCAACATCTCCTGCGGACGCTGTTACATGTGCAACCAAGGCTTGCAGTCGCAGTGCGAGACCACCCAGGTCAAGGAGAAGGGATCCGGGGCGGCCCTCTTTGGCTACTCAGAGCTCTACGGTTCCGTTCCCGGTGGCCAGGCCCAGTTCCTCCGCGTTCCCTATGCCGACTACGGCCCCATCAAAGTGGAGTCGGGCGCCCCGGATGAGCGCTACCTCTTCCTCTCGGACATCCTTCCCACGGCCTGGCAGGCAGTGGACTACGCGAACGTTCCGGAAGGGGGCACCCTCGCGGTGCTCGGACTGGGTCCCGTGGGCCAGTTTGCTGCGAGGATCGGGGCCTTCAAGGGCTTCCGGGTGATCGGCGTTGATCCGGTTGCTGAACGCCGCGCGATGGCGGAGGCCCACGGCATTGAAACCATGGATTACAGCTCAGACGTGGCCGGCCGGATCCGCGAACAAACACTGGGTCGCGGCCCGGATTCCGTGGTGGATGCTGTGGGCATGGAGGCCCATGGATCCCCTGTGGCGTCCTTCCTTCACAAGGCGGTTTCCCTGCTGCCGGACAAACCCGCGCAGATTGCCATGGAAACCATGAGCGTCGATCGGCTCGCTGCACTGCATACAGCCGTGGATCTGGTGCGTCGTGGCGGGACGATCTCGCTGAGCGGGGTCTACGGCGGGCAGGCGGACCCGATGCCCCTGATGACTATGTTCGACAAGCAGATCCAACTCCGCATGGGGCAATGCAATGTGCGCCGCTGGACTGACGATCTGCTTCCCTTGGTGGAGGACGACGCCGATCCGCTGGGCGTCATGCATCTGGTCACCCACACGGGAGGACTGGATGAAGCACCGGCGCTCTACGAGAAGTTCCAGAAGAAGCAGGACGGATGCATCAAGGTGGTCCTCAAGCCATAA
- a CDS encoding SIS domain-containing protein, with amino-acid sequence MRSTESKATRHAVDVVLGHLGEIGPAVAALRRESSRLAEWGEQLALVRLRGGTVFAAGSDGSSHEAQRFTSELAAHDHGDGSGFKAIYIPKGASGSNGTTPSISAQLSEQVQRGDIVVLLAAKGITDELRDAAAAAKSGGAIVWALTGKESKELAQSVNEAICINTDPPHAEEAHLVAVLALCECFDDALKHVKPA; translated from the coding sequence GTGCGGTCGACTGAGTCGAAGGCGACGCGGCATGCGGTAGATGTGGTTCTGGGACACTTGGGCGAGATCGGACCGGCCGTTGCGGCCCTGCGCCGCGAATCGTCCAGGCTGGCCGAATGGGGCGAACAACTGGCGCTTGTCAGGCTGCGCGGTGGAACTGTGTTCGCCGCAGGCAGCGACGGATCCTCGCACGAGGCGCAGAGGTTCACCTCGGAACTGGCGGCTCACGACCACGGAGACGGGTCCGGCTTCAAAGCGATCTACATTCCCAAGGGCGCCAGCGGCTCCAACGGGACTACCCCAAGCATCAGTGCCCAACTCTCTGAGCAGGTGCAGCGTGGAGACATCGTGGTGCTGCTGGCTGCCAAGGGAATCACCGACGAGCTCCGCGACGCTGCTGCCGCCGCAAAATCGGGTGGTGCGATCGTGTGGGCCCTGACGGGTAAGGAGTCCAAGGAGCTCGCGCAGTCGGTCAATGAAGCAATATGCATCAACACCGATCCGCCACACGCCGAGGAAGCGCATCTGGTGGCGGTGTTGGCTCTCTGCGAATGCTTTGATGACGCACTGAAGCACGTCAAGCCGGCGTGA
- a CDS encoding alkene reductase, translating into MLFSPLALGELELSNRLVMAPLTRLRAGQNGVPGPLIAEHYRQRASLGLIVSEGTYPVPAGQSYPGQPGLVTEAQIAGWKTVTDAVHAEGGRIFAQVMHGGRVSHADITGGHEIVGPSAVAIEGDVRTPNGKQPYPVPRELRTDELPGVIQEIVTASKNAIEAGFDGVELHSANGYLLHEFLAPNSNVRTDSYGGSPENRARFVIETVNAVVEALGANRVGIRISPEHNVQGIAEVDAADVRATYEVLVDTIAPLNLAYLSILHHDPKSALVQDLRERFNGTFLVNTGFSEITTRDEAFAIIEDGLADAVVVGRPAIANPDLARRWRESLPLNEPDASTFYADGAEGYTDYPFYAN; encoded by the coding sequence ATGCTGTTTTCCCCTCTGGCCCTCGGCGAGCTTGAACTTTCCAACCGACTGGTGATGGCACCCTTGACGCGTCTTCGCGCGGGTCAGAACGGCGTGCCGGGTCCGTTGATCGCCGAGCACTACCGCCAGCGGGCTTCGCTGGGGCTGATCGTCAGCGAGGGAACCTACCCGGTTCCGGCCGGTCAGTCCTACCCTGGACAGCCAGGGCTCGTCACCGAGGCTCAGATCGCCGGCTGGAAGACAGTCACCGACGCCGTGCACGCTGAGGGTGGCCGCATCTTCGCGCAGGTCATGCACGGAGGCCGCGTTTCCCATGCCGACATCACCGGTGGGCACGAGATCGTAGGCCCCAGCGCTGTTGCCATCGAAGGTGATGTCCGCACCCCCAATGGCAAGCAGCCGTACCCCGTACCGCGTGAACTCCGCACCGACGAACTTCCGGGCGTCATTCAGGAAATCGTCACAGCGTCCAAGAACGCCATCGAGGCAGGGTTCGACGGCGTCGAGCTCCACTCCGCCAACGGTTACCTGCTGCACGAATTCCTTGCACCGAACTCGAACGTCCGCACAGACAGCTACGGCGGCTCCCCGGAGAACCGCGCCCGCTTCGTGATCGAGACGGTCAATGCCGTGGTGGAAGCCCTCGGTGCCAACCGCGTCGGCATCCGGATTTCTCCGGAGCACAACGTCCAGGGCATCGCCGAGGTTGATGCTGCAGACGTACGGGCAACCTACGAGGTGCTGGTGGACACCATCGCCCCGCTCAACCTTGCTTACCTGAGCATCCTGCACCACGACCCCAAGAGTGCTTTGGTCCAGGATCTTCGCGAACGGTTCAACGGAACGTTCCTGGTGAACACCGGCTTCAGCGAAATCACGACCCGCGATGAAGCCTTCGCCATCATCGAAGACGGCCTCGCGGACGCTGTGGTGGTGGGCCGCCCCGCCATCGCCAACCCGGACCTTGCCCGCCGCTGGCGCGAGAGCCTGCCGCTCAACGAGCCGGACGCCTCCACCTTCTACGCCGACGGCGCCGAGGGCTACACGGACTACCCGTTCTACGCGAACTAA
- a CDS encoding GntR family transcriptional regulator: protein MSDPSPAGARAGFPVSRQVLADHVYEALLEWLMDGRLEPGAAVSIDGMARELDVSPTPVREALARLEHTGMVRRVALKGYRVAPVFTREDFAELMEARLSIEPVNAKLACSRMTPEGLDALKQAVEDLKTAPRGGTFAEYRSYLEADERFHQLIAAQANNQFLLAAYNTLGGQIQRFRLFGGVGITDAEQAIAEHQAVLDAMASGDPDKAAKMMIDHVEKVRGRAMADAPED from the coding sequence ATGTCTGATCCTTCCCCGGCCGGTGCCCGCGCTGGCTTTCCCGTCAGCCGCCAAGTGCTGGCCGACCACGTCTACGAAGCCCTCCTCGAGTGGCTCATGGACGGCCGTTTGGAACCGGGGGCGGCAGTGAGCATCGACGGGATGGCTCGTGAACTGGACGTCTCGCCGACTCCCGTGAGAGAAGCCTTGGCCCGGTTGGAGCACACAGGCATGGTCCGGCGGGTGGCGCTCAAGGGCTACAGGGTTGCCCCCGTGTTTACCCGCGAAGACTTCGCGGAACTGATGGAAGCCAGGCTCTCCATTGAACCCGTCAATGCAAAATTGGCGTGTTCGCGCATGACGCCGGAGGGATTGGATGCCCTGAAGCAGGCCGTCGAAGACCTGAAGACTGCACCCCGGGGCGGAACTTTTGCCGAGTACCGCAGCTATCTCGAGGCCGACGAACGTTTTCACCAACTCATCGCCGCGCAGGCAAACAACCAGTTCCTGCTCGCGGCCTACAACACCCTGGGTGGGCAGATCCAGCGGTTCCGACTGTTCGGGGGAGTGGGCATCACCGACGCCGAGCAGGCCATCGCCGAACACCAGGCCGTACTCGACGCCATGGCCAGCGGCGATCCGGACAAGGCCGCGAAGATGATGATCGACCACGTCGAAAAGGTTCGTGGCAGGGCCATGGCTGACGCTCCGGAGGACTAG
- a CDS encoding sugar phosphate isomerase/epimerase family protein: protein MAYTAKDWPITAALLQFPGTDASGNHVNNADASVWAAVLQEVKDAGFANADLTDSWVRPGDLSKDRLAEFKRTADEVGIGVPVISAIRRSIIHAKDWADNLAYSHRTIDAAAELGCEVVSFGLHQAITPEQQKQLWFWTVEGYKDPVGDKEAWGNAVSRLRELGQHAAEAGVLISLEMYEDTYLGTADSSVQLVQDIGLDNVGLNPDLGNLIRLHRPIEDWHEMVAKTLPYSNYWHMKNYLRDEDVARDSYITMPAPMESGLINYREAFKFALSVGFQGILCTEHYGGDGLSVTASNQDYLRRHVLPKTAGYELGKSQVAQGRQVPATQLAGV, encoded by the coding sequence ATGGCGTACACCGCCAAGGACTGGCCCATTACGGCGGCCCTCCTGCAGTTCCCCGGCACCGACGCTTCGGGAAACCACGTCAACAACGCCGATGCTTCCGTTTGGGCGGCAGTCCTCCAGGAAGTGAAGGACGCCGGTTTCGCCAACGCGGACCTCACCGACAGCTGGGTTCGTCCTGGCGACCTCAGCAAGGACCGGCTGGCCGAGTTCAAGCGAACCGCCGACGAGGTTGGCATCGGGGTTCCCGTCATCTCCGCTATCCGCCGCAGCATCATCCACGCAAAGGACTGGGCAGACAACCTCGCCTACAGCCACCGCACCATCGACGCCGCTGCCGAGCTTGGCTGTGAAGTGGTGTCCTTCGGGCTTCACCAAGCCATCACCCCAGAGCAGCAGAAACAGCTCTGGTTCTGGACCGTTGAGGGTTATAAGGATCCGGTGGGGGACAAGGAAGCATGGGGCAACGCCGTCTCCCGCCTTCGCGAGCTCGGTCAGCACGCAGCAGAGGCGGGGGTGCTGATCTCGCTGGAAATGTACGAGGACACCTACCTCGGAACTGCTGACTCCTCGGTTCAGCTGGTCCAGGACATTGGCTTGGACAACGTCGGCCTGAACCCGGACCTCGGGAACCTGATCCGCCTCCACCGGCCCATCGAGGACTGGCACGAGATGGTGGCAAAGACCCTGCCGTACTCCAACTACTGGCACATGAAGAATTACCTCCGGGACGAAGATGTGGCGCGCGACAGCTACATCACCATGCCGGCGCCGATGGAGAGCGGTCTCATCAACTACCGCGAGGCCTTCAAGTTCGCGCTGTCCGTCGGATTCCAGGGCATCCTCTGCACTGAGCACTACGGTGGCGACGGTCTCAGCGTCACGGCCAGCAACCAGGATTACCTCCGCCGCCACGTCCTGCCGAAGACCGCAGGCTATGAACTCGGCAAGAGCCAGGTGGCCCAAGGACGCCAGGTACCGGCTACGCAGCTCGCAGGAGTGTAG
- the dhaL gene encoding dihydroxyacetone kinase subunit DhaL, whose product MTRIFDNPADFADEALDGFVAANRGYVARVDGGVVRSTEVPHGQVALVVGGGSGHYPAFAGLVGPGLATGSACGNMFASPAAGQVYRVAKAANAGGGVLLSYGNYAGDVLHFGQAQLRLNAEGIETRTVTVTDDIASAPIEQLEKRRGIAGDLTVFKIAGAAAEAGLDLDGVERLAIKTNHRTRSLGVAFDGCTLPGAKDPLFHVPAGQMSLGLGIHGEPGISEHTMPTASELAELLVSKLLNDKPEDAGDRVVAIVNGLGTVKYDELFLLFGKVEKLLTAAGLTVVEPECGELVTSLDMSGLSLTLLWLDEELEQFWAAPADTPAFRKGSMAPRAPRAGITADDAETADVEQPTAAAADLGQLAVAVLAQVRDVVVEHEEELGKLDAIAGDGDHGIGMRRGVDAAAAAGEAVSGGSAARVLTAAGEAWSERAGGTSGALWGSAVIAAGLSLGNRETYTSEDAGAAVQAFVRAITELGKAEPGDKTMVDALLPFRDAFLTELDGGAPVDRALAVAAAAAESAAATTADLRPLKGRARPLAEKSLGHPDPGAVSFGLIAARISQFIDSQLASAAPTGQRSAGNGAQA is encoded by the coding sequence ATGACCCGGATTTTTGACAACCCGGCAGATTTTGCCGATGAAGCGCTGGACGGCTTCGTAGCCGCCAATCGCGGCTACGTCGCCCGCGTTGACGGTGGCGTCGTCCGCTCCACCGAAGTCCCCCACGGCCAGGTCGCACTGGTGGTCGGCGGCGGTTCCGGGCACTACCCGGCCTTCGCTGGACTCGTCGGACCCGGACTTGCCACGGGTTCGGCGTGCGGCAACATGTTCGCGTCGCCGGCGGCAGGCCAGGTGTATCGGGTGGCCAAGGCTGCCAACGCCGGCGGTGGCGTCCTGCTCAGCTACGGCAACTACGCAGGGGACGTCCTGCACTTCGGCCAGGCGCAGCTCCGCCTCAACGCCGAGGGCATCGAAACGCGGACAGTCACCGTCACTGACGACATCGCCAGCGCGCCGATCGAACAACTCGAGAAGCGCAGGGGCATTGCCGGCGACCTCACCGTCTTCAAGATTGCCGGCGCCGCCGCCGAGGCGGGACTGGACCTTGACGGCGTCGAACGCTTGGCCATCAAGACGAACCATCGGACCCGTTCCCTGGGAGTGGCCTTTGACGGCTGCACGCTTCCCGGCGCCAAGGATCCGCTGTTCCATGTGCCTGCCGGGCAGATGTCGCTCGGCCTGGGCATTCATGGCGAGCCCGGCATTTCCGAGCACACCATGCCCACAGCATCCGAGCTGGCCGAACTCCTTGTGTCGAAGCTTCTCAACGACAAGCCCGAGGACGCCGGGGACCGTGTGGTGGCTATCGTCAACGGCCTGGGAACGGTGAAGTACGACGAACTCTTCCTGCTGTTCGGCAAGGTGGAAAAGCTGCTCACGGCCGCGGGACTCACCGTTGTTGAACCCGAGTGTGGCGAGCTGGTAACCAGCCTGGACATGTCCGGACTGTCGCTGACGCTGCTGTGGCTGGACGAAGAGCTTGAGCAGTTCTGGGCCGCACCCGCGGACACTCCGGCGTTCCGCAAGGGCAGCATGGCGCCCCGCGCGCCCCGTGCTGGGATCACAGCCGACGACGCCGAAACCGCCGACGTCGAACAGCCCACCGCCGCTGCGGCTGACCTTGGGCAGTTGGCCGTGGCCGTCCTCGCCCAGGTGAGGGACGTCGTCGTCGAGCATGAAGAGGAACTCGGCAAGCTGGACGCGATCGCCGGCGATGGCGACCATGGCATTGGCATGCGCCGCGGCGTCGACGCTGCAGCTGCGGCTGGGGAAGCTGTGAGCGGTGGATCCGCGGCGCGGGTCCTGACCGCAGCCGGCGAGGCCTGGAGTGAGCGCGCCGGCGGAACCTCGGGAGCCCTGTGGGGCTCAGCGGTCATCGCCGCCGGGTTGTCGCTCGGGAACCGCGAAACGTACACATCGGAGGACGCAGGGGCCGCTGTACAGGCGTTCGTCCGCGCCATCACCGAGCTCGGCAAGGCAGAGCCTGGGGACAAGACCATGGTGGACGCGCTCCTGCCCTTCCGGGACGCCTTCCTGACAGAGCTCGACGGCGGGGCTCCCGTTGACCGGGCGCTGGCAGTTGCCGCTGCGGCTGCTGAGTCCGCTGCCGCCACAACCGCGGATCTGCGCCCGCTCAAGGGCAGGGCACGCCCGCTCGCGGAAAAGAGCCTTGGCCATCCCGATCCAGGGGCGGTCTCCTTCGGGCTGATCGCCGCCAGGATCTCGCAATTCATCGATTCACAACTGGCCTCGGCTGCCCCCACGGGGCAGCGGTCGGCCGGGAACGGAGCCCAAGCATGA
- a CDS encoding ribose-5-phosphate isomerase, with product MNNTEGWRIVVGNDEAGVEYKQALLALLEADPRVATVTDVGVGFNDSTAYPHVAVDAARKVAEGEADRALLICGTGLGVAIAANKVPGIRAVTAHDSYSVERSVLSNNAQVLTLGQRVIGLELAKKLVGEWLGHRFDHTSSSAAKVDAICSYEPDYTKAV from the coding sequence ATGAACAACACCGAAGGCTGGCGCATCGTCGTCGGCAATGACGAAGCCGGAGTCGAATACAAGCAGGCACTCCTGGCGTTGCTGGAAGCGGATCCCCGCGTGGCAACAGTGACGGACGTCGGCGTTGGTTTCAACGACTCCACCGCGTACCCGCACGTCGCCGTTGACGCCGCCCGCAAAGTGGCCGAAGGCGAAGCCGACCGTGCACTGTTGATCTGCGGAACGGGCCTCGGTGTGGCCATCGCGGCCAACAAGGTCCCCGGAATCCGCGCCGTCACTGCCCACGACAGCTACTCCGTGGAAAGGTCCGTCCTGAGCAACAACGCACAGGTCCTCACGCTCGGCCAGCGGGTGATTGGTCTGGAACTGGCCAAAAAGCTCGTAGGGGAGTGGCTGGGCCACCGCTTCGACCACACCTCCTCCTCCGCCGCCAAGGTGGACGCCATCTGCTCGTACGAGCCCGACTACACGAAGGCAGTCTGA
- a CDS encoding 3-hydroxyacyl-CoA dehydrogenase family protein, translating into MTTPETTEATADNAARKIAVVGSGYMGGGIAQVLALGGARVALADVSAEVAQKNYDRLLEESEQFIADGLFPAGSTEILKQNLWAAKDIEEAVADADFIEECVPEVLDIKHQTLARISAAARPDALIGSNTSTISIGALAEAVTNPERFLGVHFSNPSPFIPGVEIIPHAGTDAATVAASRELVHAAGKQTAVVKDVTGFVLNRLQYALFHEAAQLVEQGIATADDVDTLVRTTFGFRLPFFGPFAIADMAGLDVYNFCYKSLQTGFPERFATPKILSDLVDAGKLGTKTGAGFLNVPAERTPELIAYRNKAYVAMQKLIEELGPAPIN; encoded by the coding sequence ATGACCACTCCCGAGACAACCGAAGCTACAGCCGACAACGCAGCCCGGAAGATCGCCGTCGTCGGCTCCGGCTACATGGGTGGCGGCATCGCCCAGGTGCTGGCTCTTGGCGGGGCACGTGTTGCCCTGGCCGATGTCTCTGCCGAGGTCGCGCAGAAGAACTACGACCGCCTGCTGGAGGAGTCGGAGCAGTTCATCGCCGACGGGCTCTTTCCGGCAGGGTCCACGGAGATCCTCAAGCAGAATCTGTGGGCAGCCAAGGACATCGAAGAGGCCGTTGCGGACGCAGATTTCATTGAGGAGTGCGTTCCTGAGGTCCTGGACATCAAGCACCAAACCCTCGCCCGCATCAGTGCCGCTGCCCGCCCGGACGCCCTGATCGGTTCCAACACCTCCACGATTTCCATTGGCGCACTGGCAGAAGCCGTCACCAACCCGGAGCGGTTCCTGGGTGTGCACTTCTCCAACCCGTCACCGTTCATTCCCGGCGTCGAGATCATCCCGCACGCCGGCACGGATGCCGCAACGGTTGCCGCGTCCCGCGAGCTGGTCCACGCGGCCGGTAAGCAGACCGCCGTCGTCAAGGACGTCACCGGCTTCGTGCTGAACCGTCTGCAGTACGCGCTGTTCCACGAAGCCGCGCAGTTGGTGGAGCAGGGAATCGCTACAGCGGACGACGTCGACACGCTGGTGCGTACGACGTTCGGCTTCCGCTTGCCCTTCTTCGGCCCGTTCGCCATCGCGGATATGGCCGGTTTGGATGTGTACAACTTCTGCTACAAGTCGCTGCAGACCGGCTTCCCGGAACGCTTCGCGACGCCGAAGATCCTTTCGGACCTGGTGGACGCAGGCAAATTGGGCACCAAGACCGGTGCAGGCTTCCTCAATGTTCCCGCCGAACGCACTCCGGAACTCATCGCCTACCGCAACAAGGCCTACGTGGCCATGCAGAAGCTCATTGAAGAGCTCGGCCCCGCCCCCATTAACTAA
- a CDS encoding SDR family oxidoreductase — MTFPAERTAIVTGAVSERGIGRATVNYLAAQGWNIGIIDLDDAACKIAAKEIAAEYGVQAHGVGANVASEAEVRAAIDELEKELPQIVALANVAGVSSPVGYLELEPAEWDRVLNINLNGVHYATRRVAESMVKNRIGRIVNISSVSAQRGGGTFSKTPYSVAKAGVIGLTRATARELGEYDITVNAISPGPIDTDIMGGTLSQERKDELTKDLVVNRVGSTRDIAAAIAFLISEDSGYISGQTLNVDGGLYMH; from the coding sequence ATGACTTTCCCCGCAGAACGCACAGCAATTGTCACCGGCGCCGTTTCCGAGCGCGGCATCGGCCGTGCCACCGTGAATTACCTGGCTGCCCAAGGGTGGAACATCGGCATCATCGACCTTGATGACGCCGCATGCAAGATCGCAGCCAAAGAGATCGCCGCCGAATATGGCGTCCAGGCCCATGGCGTTGGTGCCAACGTGGCCAGCGAAGCCGAGGTCCGCGCCGCCATTGACGAGCTTGAAAAGGAACTGCCGCAGATTGTTGCGCTGGCCAACGTTGCCGGAGTCAGCTCGCCTGTTGGCTATCTGGAACTCGAACCTGCCGAGTGGGACCGGGTCCTGAACATCAACCTCAACGGCGTCCACTACGCCACCCGCCGTGTGGCCGAGTCCATGGTCAAGAACCGCATCGGCCGCATCGTGAACATTTCCTCCGTGTCCGCTCAACGCGGCGGCGGCACGTTTTCCAAGACCCCGTACTCCGTGGCCAAGGCCGGCGTCATTGGCCTGACCCGCGCAACGGCCAGGGAGCTCGGCGAATACGACATCACCGTCAACGCCATTTCTCCGGGCCCCATCGACACCGACATCATGGGTGGCACGCTGAGCCAGGAACGCAAGGATGAACTCACCAAGGACCTTGTGGTGAACCGCGTGGGCTCCACCCGTGACATCGCAGCCGCTATCGCCTTCCTCATCAGCGAGGACTCCGGATACATCTCCGGCCAGACGCTGAATGTGGATGGCGGACTGTACATGCACTAG